The following are from one region of the Hydrogenophaga sp. BPS33 genome:
- a CDS encoding enoyl-CoA hydratase/isomerase family protein, with protein MASPPPTSSLVLGREGAVATITFNRPRSLNAVDVPMAQGFLAAAQEIAADRSVRAVLMRGAGKGFMAGGDLELLRADPKGGAAALIGPLHAALKVLAANDAPVVAQVHGVAAGAGLSLMLQADFVLAAEGTRFNLAYVNIGTSCDVGASWSLPRHVGLRRALEIALLGDTVDAVAAEQMGLINRVLPVDALPGEAMALAQRLAAGPTVALSQLRRLLRNSLDRDLETQLDLEEKGFQVCAASSDFCAGVDAFFAGVRPVFSGT; from the coding sequence ATGGCTTCCCCTCCACCGACTTCTTCCCTCGTCCTCGGCCGCGAAGGCGCGGTTGCCACCATCACATTCAACCGACCTCGATCGCTGAATGCCGTCGACGTGCCGATGGCGCAGGGCTTCTTGGCTGCGGCCCAAGAGATTGCCGCCGACAGAAGCGTGCGCGCGGTGCTGATGCGAGGTGCGGGCAAGGGCTTCATGGCCGGTGGCGATCTCGAGTTGCTGCGGGCCGACCCCAAGGGTGGCGCGGCAGCCCTCATTGGCCCATTGCACGCAGCGTTGAAAGTGCTCGCGGCCAACGATGCGCCAGTGGTCGCGCAAGTGCATGGTGTCGCGGCAGGGGCGGGGTTGAGCCTGATGCTGCAGGCCGACTTCGTGCTGGCGGCCGAGGGCACCCGCTTCAACCTGGCGTACGTGAATATTGGCACCAGCTGCGATGTCGGCGCGTCCTGGTCGTTGCCACGCCATGTGGGCTTGCGGCGCGCCCTGGAGATTGCGTTGCTGGGCGACACGGTGGATGCGGTGGCTGCCGAGCAGATGGGTCTGATCAACCGGGTGCTGCCTGTGGACGCGTTGCCGGGCGAAGCGATGGCGCTGGCGCAACGGCTTGCTGCTGGTCCTACCGTCGCGTTGAGCCAATTGCGCCGCCTCTTACGCAACAGTCTGGATCGCGACCTCGAAACGCAATTGGACCTGGAAGAGAAGGGATTCCAGGTATGCGCGGCGAGCTCAGATTTCTGCGCCGGTGTTGATGCATTTTTTGCTGGCGTGAGGCCGGTGTTCAGCGGCACCTGA
- a CDS encoding acetyl-CoA C-acyltransferase family protein, whose protein sequence is MTSTNTRDIFVVAAARTAIGTFGGSLKEVPLSTLATVAVRAALRRSGAEPAAVGHVVMGNVIPTEPRDAYLARVAGMDAGVPQETPAFNVNRLCGSGLQAIISAAQVIRLGEAEVAIGGGAESMSRGPYILNSARWGARMGDVQTTDYMLGILHDPFHRIHMGITAENVARREGITRDMQDALAVESQKRAEHAIKVGRFEEQIEPVEIESRKGMVVFDTDEHVRAGATLEQLAGMKPVFEKQGTVTAGNSSGLNDGAAAVVLASDAALKGGQLKPMARLVSYAHAGVDPQLMGLGPVPASQLALRRAGLKVADMDVIESNEAFAAQACAVSRLLDLDPAKVNPNGSGISLGHPVGATGAIIVTKAIHELQRVGGRYALVTMCIGGGQGIAAIFERT, encoded by the coding sequence ATGACAAGTACGAACACCCGCGATATTTTTGTCGTCGCAGCCGCACGAACGGCCATTGGCACATTCGGAGGTTCACTCAAGGAGGTTCCTCTTTCGACGCTCGCCACGGTGGCGGTCCGTGCGGCGCTGCGACGCAGCGGTGCCGAGCCGGCGGCGGTGGGCCATGTCGTCATGGGCAACGTGATTCCGACCGAACCTCGTGACGCATACCTGGCGCGCGTTGCCGGGATGGATGCAGGCGTTCCGCAGGAGACACCCGCATTTAACGTCAATCGCCTGTGCGGCTCCGGCTTGCAAGCGATCATCTCGGCGGCGCAGGTGATTCGCCTTGGCGAAGCCGAGGTTGCCATTGGCGGTGGCGCAGAGTCGATGAGCCGCGGGCCCTACATTCTGAACTCGGCCAGATGGGGCGCCCGGATGGGCGATGTGCAGACGACCGATTACATGTTGGGCATACTGCACGATCCTTTTCACCGAATCCACATGGGCATCACGGCCGAAAACGTCGCCCGGCGAGAAGGCATCACCCGCGACATGCAAGATGCGCTGGCTGTGGAAAGTCAGAAGCGCGCAGAGCATGCCATCAAGGTGGGTCGCTTCGAAGAGCAAATCGAACCGGTGGAGATCGAGAGTCGCAAAGGTATGGTGGTGTTCGACACGGACGAACATGTACGCGCCGGCGCCACGCTGGAGCAATTGGCCGGCATGAAGCCTGTCTTCGAGAAGCAAGGCACCGTCACCGCAGGCAATTCTTCCGGCCTCAACGATGGCGCAGCGGCCGTTGTGCTGGCCAGCGACGCCGCGCTGAAGGGCGGACAGCTCAAGCCGATGGCGCGTTTGGTGAGTTACGCTCACGCCGGCGTCGACCCCCAATTGATGGGGCTTGGTCCCGTACCCGCGAGCCAACTGGCGCTGCGGCGCGCAGGACTCAAAGTCGCTGACATGGATGTGATCGAATCCAACGAAGCCTTTGCCGCCCAGGCCTGCGCGGTGTCGCGTCTCTTGGACTTGGATCCGGCCAAAGTAAACCCGAACGGATCGGGCATTTCACTCGGGCACCCCGTAGGCGCCACGGGTGCGATCATCGTCACCAAGGCGATCCATGAGTTGCAGCGCGTGGGCGGTCGCTATGCGCTCGTCACCATGTGCATCGGGGGTGGTCAAGGGATTGCCGCTATTTTTGAACGAACATAA
- a CDS encoding DUF3489 domain-containing protein translates to MKRSSSSTAKSKSVPAKRRAPSKPKTASRPTKAFAAKFSAKPLVKAAAKTARASQKSAPAADPSAVLDPSKSKQSQLIALLGAASGASMVQMTSLTGWLPHTVRGTISAALRKRLGLNVQCQMEEGVRIYRIAGAVTL, encoded by the coding sequence ATGAAACGCTCTTCCTCAAGCACAGCCAAATCCAAGTCAGTTCCCGCAAAGCGCCGCGCGCCGTCCAAGCCCAAGACTGCGAGCAGGCCGACCAAGGCCTTTGCTGCCAAGTTCTCTGCCAAGCCCCTGGTCAAGGCCGCTGCTAAGACTGCGCGCGCCTCGCAGAAGTCGGCTCCCGCAGCTGATCCTTCTGCCGTCCTCGATCCCTCGAAGTCGAAGCAATCCCAGCTGATCGCCCTGCTTGGCGCGGCATCGGGTGCTTCCATGGTCCAGATGACGTCGCTCACCGGGTGGTTGCCCCACACAGTGCGCGGCACCATCAGCGCGGCCTTGCGCAAGCGCCTGGGACTCAACGTCCAGTGTCAGATGGAGGAGGGCGTGCGCATCTACCGCATCGCTGGAGCAGTGACCCTATGA
- a CDS encoding phytanoyl-CoA dioxygenase family protein yields the protein MFSAARVAEVRLQFETQGFVHLKSVIPPDMLNRAKTAFDVASDRHFEEWRRGAQAGTDESRFFDIPDILDQDDVFIDLVDLPTTFPLLAHLVGDDIQLNHTSARLFYPGPTFTSPFHSDLDNVLGFSHAHTLNFLVKVHYFVEDLSAERGCLAFIPGSHRYPGNYPKPKHLDETSPAVVKIVPRAGDAVIFNTHVMHMALDNKSETVRKSIIYAYSHYWMKHYSSAVPSNLERFSNNKQRKQLFGVDEPGVPHFDRRLGLNKERPTFSTLLSASKRLIKRALPKRSHVPQ from the coding sequence ATGTTTTCAGCAGCGAGAGTCGCGGAAGTGCGTCTGCAGTTCGAGACCCAAGGATTTGTTCATTTGAAGTCGGTCATTCCCCCTGACATGCTCAATCGCGCCAAAACCGCCTTTGATGTGGCGAGCGATAGACACTTTGAGGAATGGCGTCGTGGGGCGCAGGCGGGAACCGACGAGTCGCGGTTCTTTGATATCCCCGACATCCTGGATCAGGACGATGTGTTCATTGACCTGGTTGATCTGCCCACCACCTTCCCGCTGCTGGCGCACCTGGTCGGAGACGATATCCAGCTGAACCACACCAGTGCAAGGCTGTTCTACCCTGGCCCCACGTTCACCAGCCCGTTTCACTCCGATCTGGACAACGTGCTGGGCTTCAGCCATGCGCACACGCTCAACTTCCTGGTGAAGGTGCACTACTTCGTGGAGGATTTGAGTGCAGAGCGAGGGTGCCTGGCGTTCATACCGGGGAGCCATCGGTATCCAGGCAACTATCCAAAGCCCAAGCACCTGGATGAGACCTCACCTGCGGTGGTCAAGATCGTGCCGCGCGCGGGGGATGCGGTGATCTTCAACACGCACGTCATGCACATGGCGCTGGACAACAAGAGCGAGACGGTCAGGAAATCCATCATCTACGCGTACTCGCACTACTGGATGAAGCACTACAGCAGTGCCGTTCCCAGCAATCTGGAGCGGTTCTCCAACAACAAGCAGCGCAAGCAGCTCTTCGGGGTGGACGAGCCGGGTGTGCCGCATTTCGATCGCAGGCTGGGTTTGAACAAGGAGAGGCCGACGTTCAGCACGCTTCTTTCTGCGAGCAAGCGCTTGATCAAGAGAGCATTGCCCAAGCGGTCGCATGTGCCTCAGTAG
- a CDS encoding DUF2924 domain-containing protein → MNDVTSLQSADRDSLVEQWKRAFKCEPPARSNTGLLRRVLAWHAQCEANGLKPLASISSVQGSAASASSIAPASSTVPISAPTPTPTLSPGTRLLREWRGNTHEVRVVAHGFEYAGQSYKSLSRIARTITGTPWSGPAFFGLKN, encoded by the coding sequence ATGAACGATGTGACGTCGCTTCAGTCCGCCGACCGCGACAGCCTGGTCGAGCAGTGGAAACGCGCCTTCAAGTGCGAACCCCCTGCGCGATCGAACACGGGGTTGCTGCGCCGCGTGCTCGCCTGGCACGCCCAGTGCGAGGCCAACGGCCTGAAGCCCCTGGCATCCATTTCCTCAGTCCAAGGTTCTGCCGCGTCCGCTTCTTCCATCGCTCCCGCGTCCTCCACCGTCCCCATCTCAGCTCCCACTCCCACTCCTACCCTCAGCCCCGGCACACGCCTGCTGCGCGAGTGGCGAGGCAACACCCACGAAGTGCGCGTGGTGGCCCACGGCTTCGAATACGCCGGCCAGTCCTACAAGAGCCTGAGCCGCATCGCCCGCACCATCACCGGCACCCCCTGGTCCGGCCCCGCCTTCTTTGGACTCAAGAACTGA
- a CDS encoding helix-turn-helix transcriptional regulator, with protein MESLPAQEAADLPTLIAHLYDAAMDAALWPGTASRIAQTLNSTSTVVKLHGDSGQVSLLECTSNLLVSTRDQAWADEWHRRDLWVERSLAYGMSRIITDEDLVKPEEQTHSGFYQEWLPHLGIHHMIGAVFPTTRDAVGVLGIHRPRDAGAYTDQERRQAALIFPHLQRALRLGQRFAGLSCQHELTLQALDRFDTGALIVDGVCRILHASAMAETMMRDCPELAVIRGRLSLRRPMLHDKLLTLVHAALETAHGRTGKPGSALLIPRHQRMPLTLEVAPLRPTIDAFGEARPSVLVFIRDPEAPLAVVRLRELFGFTRTEAAVAAALGRGRSLEDIGTDMGIGLGTVRTHLKRILAKTGTHRQAQVVALLARSIGTSTAL; from the coding sequence ATGGAGTCCTTGCCTGCCCAAGAAGCAGCTGACCTGCCGACGCTCATCGCGCATCTCTACGACGCGGCGATGGACGCAGCCTTGTGGCCCGGCACCGCATCGCGGATCGCGCAAACGCTGAACTCGACCAGCACCGTGGTCAAGCTGCACGGGGACAGCGGCCAGGTGAGCCTGCTGGAGTGCACCAGCAATCTGCTGGTGTCCACGCGCGATCAGGCTTGGGCCGACGAATGGCACCGCCGTGACCTATGGGTGGAGCGGTCGCTGGCCTATGGCATGTCCCGCATCATTACGGACGAGGACCTGGTGAAACCTGAGGAACAAACGCACAGCGGCTTCTATCAGGAGTGGCTTCCGCATCTGGGCATCCACCACATGATCGGTGCTGTATTCCCCACCACGCGAGACGCGGTCGGTGTGCTGGGCATCCACCGCCCGCGTGACGCCGGGGCCTACACCGACCAGGAGCGCCGTCAGGCCGCGCTGATATTTCCACACCTGCAGCGCGCGCTGCGACTTGGGCAACGCTTTGCAGGACTCTCATGCCAGCACGAGTTGACCCTGCAGGCGCTCGACCGGTTCGATACCGGCGCTCTGATCGTGGATGGTGTTTGTCGCATTCTCCATGCGAGTGCCATGGCAGAGACCATGATGCGTGATTGTCCGGAACTGGCCGTGATTCGTGGGCGCTTGTCACTTCGACGTCCCATGTTGCACGACAAGCTGTTGACTCTGGTGCATGCCGCACTGGAGACGGCGCATGGCAGGACTGGCAAGCCCGGCTCGGCCCTCCTGATTCCTCGACATCAACGGATGCCGTTGACGCTAGAGGTGGCGCCACTGCGACCAACCATTGACGCCTTCGGTGAGGCGCGTCCTTCCGTACTGGTCTTCATCCGCGATCCAGAAGCTCCACTTGCGGTGGTGCGGCTACGGGAGCTGTTTGGGTTCACGCGCACGGAAGCAGCCGTCGCTGCCGCCCTGGGACGGGGGCGGTCGCTGGAAGACATCGGGACGGACATGGGCATCGGCCTGGGGACAGTGCGTACACACCTCAAGCGCATCCTGGCTAAGACCGGAACGCACCGGCAAGCGCAAGTAGTGGCTCTGCTAGCACGAAGCATTGGTACTTCGACTGCCCTCTGA
- a CDS encoding glycosyltransferase family 4 protein, with product MKVLTFSTLFPNTERPHHGIFTETALKQINQTGHVESVVVAPVPWFLFKNARFGKYAAFARIPKEEVRIGTRVLHPRYLLPPKVGMHMAPFSIAASCLRTLEDLIDGGFDFDVIDAHYFYPDGVAAALLGKYFKKPVVISALGTDINLIPQFPLARKMILWAAENAFSLVSVCEALKTEMVKIGVAEPKIQALRNGVDLALFRPVDRQATRQRLGIAGFTAISVGHLDPRKGHDHIISALPHVPDVNLLIVGNGPDEKKLKALAVVEGVNDRVRFLGALPQERLREYYGACDALVLASSREGWANVLLESMACGTPVVASNVWGTPEVVRDKACGVLMPSLSPLGVVRGIEALRRNYPDRGATRAYAQGFSWGETAQRKVELFRKAVQVDGRPAQS from the coding sequence ATGAAAGTCCTGACCTTCTCCACCCTGTTCCCCAACACCGAGAGACCCCACCATGGCATTTTCACGGAGACGGCTCTCAAGCAGATCAACCAGACAGGCCATGTGGAGTCCGTCGTTGTGGCCCCAGTGCCGTGGTTTCTGTTCAAAAACGCCAGGTTTGGAAAGTACGCCGCCTTTGCTCGTATCCCAAAGGAGGAAGTGCGCATTGGAACGCGGGTCCTGCACCCCCGGTACCTTCTGCCACCCAAGGTCGGCATGCACATGGCGCCTTTCTCTATCGCTGCGAGCTGCCTCAGAACTCTGGAGGACTTGATCGATGGTGGTTTTGACTTCGATGTCATCGATGCGCACTACTTCTATCCCGACGGTGTTGCGGCGGCGCTCCTAGGCAAGTACTTTAAGAAACCCGTTGTCATCAGTGCGCTGGGCACGGACATCAACCTCATTCCTCAGTTCCCACTGGCTCGCAAGATGATCCTTTGGGCCGCTGAGAACGCGTTTTCCCTGGTCTCCGTGTGCGAGGCACTGAAAACCGAGATGGTGAAGATTGGGGTGGCCGAGCCCAAGATCCAGGCGCTGCGCAATGGTGTCGACCTGGCGCTGTTTCGTCCGGTGGATCGGCAAGCGACTCGCCAGCGGTTGGGTATCGCTGGGTTCACCGCCATCTCGGTGGGTCACCTGGATCCACGCAAGGGCCACGACCACATCATCTCTGCACTGCCCCACGTTCCCGACGTGAACCTGCTCATTGTCGGCAATGGCCCGGATGAGAAGAAGCTCAAAGCGCTGGCGGTAGTCGAGGGCGTGAATGATCGTGTGCGGTTCCTGGGTGCGTTGCCGCAGGAGAGGCTTCGGGAGTACTACGGCGCCTGTGATGCGCTGGTCCTGGCATCGAGCCGTGAGGGGTGGGCAAATGTCTTGCTCGAATCGATGGCCTGCGGCACGCCGGTGGTGGCCAGCAACGTCTGGGGCACCCCGGAGGTCGTGCGCGATAAGGCTTGCGGCGTCCTCATGCCCAGTTTGTCGCCGCTTGGCGTGGTGCGGGGGATTGAGGCCTTGAGGAGGAATTACCCGGACCGCGGAGCAACGCGCGCCTATGCGCAAGGGTTCAGCTGGGGAGAGACCGCGCAACGCAAGGTCGAATTGTTCAGGAAAGCCGTTCAGGTCGATGGGCGCCCTGCCCAGAGTTAG
- a CDS encoding helix-turn-helix domain-containing protein: MSVLGKRLKAARAEAGLSQEALGIEAGLDPMSASARMNRYEVGARAPNYDLMVALGKVLKLPAAYFYAAKDDEAELLRLYHRLPSEARRKVLDGLRAQGNND; the protein is encoded by the coding sequence ATGTCGGTTTTGGGAAAGCGCTTGAAGGCGGCGCGTGCAGAGGCGGGACTCTCGCAAGAGGCGCTGGGCATTGAGGCCGGCCTGGATCCGATGTCTGCGAGTGCCCGCATGAACCGGTACGAGGTTGGTGCGCGCGCTCCGAACTACGATCTGATGGTCGCCCTGGGCAAGGTGCTGAAGCTACCGGCAGCCTATTTCTACGCCGCGAAAGACGATGAGGCCGAATTGCTGCGCCTGTACCACCGGCTACCGTCCGAAGCCCGCCGCAAGGTGTTAGACGGATTGCGAGCGCAGGGCAATAACGACTAG
- a CDS encoding recombinase family protein, producing the protein MLVNAAAYVRMSTDQQDLSIGTQLDAIEAYASANALEVMRLYKDEGRSGLAISKREGMKQLLRDVMDEPRPFDVILVYDVSRWGRFQDVDAGAYYEYTCKLHGAKVVYVQERFGADDDPMTALMKAMQRTMAAKYSRDLGVKTRAGQDRAVKLGFQMGGLPCIGLSRVAIDRDGNRRSLARGQHKAMQSEHIAWVPGPQHEVDLVNRIFRLYADTNTTIVGLARQLRADGVTTAIGRAFTPSTVDRLLRTEAFAGNFVWGKDRFFKEAKNKKAPPSRATGVIEPIVSAELWERVQKKLWERRKITWEKEGLLQQLREMLADNPGLCPMDLEAMGYPRAALAKAFGSVARAFALAGRDRALVLAQHHERRRDAMRVGKRMTWDICSLLESHGIGCKIYPKSRLLLLSAGPTIRLQLMWPRINRGALRWKVHKARVPLSDWVLLAQMDETECAIRFVLLSAVEYRNTNAWLAAEAPRNLNCITTNEGLLQETQRRLSIH; encoded by the coding sequence ATGCTGGTCAATGCTGCCGCGTACGTTCGCATGTCCACCGACCAACAGGATCTGTCCATCGGGACCCAGCTTGATGCAATAGAAGCCTACGCGAGCGCGAATGCGCTCGAAGTGATGAGGCTTTACAAGGACGAGGGACGCAGCGGCCTCGCAATCTCCAAGCGCGAAGGCATGAAGCAGTTGCTTCGCGACGTGATGGACGAGCCGCGGCCATTCGATGTGATCTTGGTGTATGACGTCAGTCGGTGGGGCCGCTTTCAAGACGTGGACGCAGGGGCGTACTACGAATACACCTGCAAGCTGCACGGTGCCAAGGTTGTTTATGTCCAAGAGCGATTCGGTGCGGACGACGATCCGATGACGGCGCTCATGAAAGCCATGCAGAGGACGATGGCGGCGAAGTATTCCCGCGATCTTGGCGTGAAAACAAGAGCGGGTCAGGACCGTGCCGTCAAGCTCGGCTTCCAGATGGGAGGCCTGCCGTGTATCGGTTTGAGTCGCGTCGCAATCGATCGCGATGGAAACCGGAGGTCACTCGCACGCGGCCAGCACAAAGCCATGCAGAGTGAACATATTGCCTGGGTGCCAGGGCCTCAACACGAGGTCGACTTGGTCAATCGCATCTTTCGCTTGTACGCCGACACAAACACGACGATCGTTGGCCTGGCTCGCCAACTGCGCGCTGATGGGGTCACAACGGCGATCGGACGAGCGTTTACCCCTTCCACCGTGGATCGACTGCTGCGAACGGAAGCGTTCGCGGGAAATTTTGTGTGGGGGAAAGATCGATTCTTCAAGGAGGCCAAAAACAAAAAGGCACCCCCGTCCCGGGCCACGGGCGTCATCGAGCCCATTGTTTCCGCTGAGCTTTGGGAGCGGGTGCAGAAGAAGCTCTGGGAGCGCAGAAAGATCACGTGGGAAAAGGAGGGGTTGTTGCAGCAGCTGCGAGAGATGCTCGCTGACAACCCAGGGCTCTGCCCCATGGATCTGGAGGCAATGGGGTATCCAAGAGCCGCATTGGCAAAAGCTTTTGGCTCGGTAGCACGAGCGTTTGCGCTCGCCGGGCGCGACCGGGCGCTGGTTCTGGCGCAGCATCATGAGAGACGTAGGGACGCGATGAGGGTTGGCAAGCGCATGACCTGGGATATCTGCTCGCTGCTCGAGAGCCACGGTATTGGCTGCAAGATCTATCCGAAGAGCCGACTCTTGCTGTTGAGTGCCGGCCCGACGATCCGGTTGCAGCTGATGTGGCCGCGTATCAACCGGGGGGCGCTGCGGTGGAAGGTGCACAAAGCACGCGTACCCTTGTCTGACTGGGTGCTCTTGGCGCAAATGGATGAGACGGAATGCGCAATCCGATTCGTGCTGCTCAGCGCTGTCGAATACAGAAACACGAACGCCTGGCTCGCGGCAGAAGCTCCCCGCAATCTCAATTGCATCACTACAAACGAAGGATTGCTACAGGAGACGCAGAGGAGGCTGTCAATTCACTAG
- a CDS encoding helix-turn-helix domain-containing protein has protein sequence MTSFAESLKREIARIARKELKGELDALRKTSTTQRSDIASLKREVKSLQGRLFRAERVTHKTAAVVLPPAPPPTAPATRSPVGSLGAFNHEAFANFRKGLGITQDEMGRLVEASTLSVWKWETGKAQPRAGALLRIQTAMKLGKRAAIAKARAAA, from the coding sequence ATGACCTCATTTGCAGAATCCCTTAAAAGAGAAATCGCCCGCATCGCTCGAAAAGAGCTCAAGGGCGAACTCGACGCGTTGCGCAAGACCAGCACGACTCAGCGCTCGGACATTGCTAGCCTCAAGCGAGAAGTGAAGTCCTTACAGGGTCGCCTATTCCGCGCAGAGCGAGTGACCCACAAGACCGCAGCCGTCGTGCTTCCCCCTGCCCCGCCACCCACGGCACCAGCCACGCGCTCGCCCGTCGGCTCACTCGGTGCTTTCAATCACGAGGCCTTCGCCAACTTCCGAAAGGGACTTGGCATCACTCAAGACGAAATGGGCCGTCTGGTCGAGGCCTCGACGCTTTCCGTCTGGAAATGGGAGACAGGCAAAGCGCAACCCCGTGCAGGCGCCCTTCTTCGGATTCAGACCGCCATGAAGCTGGGCAAGCGCGCCGCGATTGCCAAAGCAAGAGCTGCGGCCTGA
- a CDS encoding recombinase family protein, protein MATKASLSNPVLPPTLACAIYTRKSSEEGLEQDFNSLHAQREACEAFVLSQKSLGWSLIPTAYDDGGFSGGNVERPSLKRLIEDIEAGKIKVIVVYKVDRLTRSLADFAKLVDLFDAKGVSFVSVTQQFNTTTSMGRLTLNVLLSFAQFEREVTAERIRDKIAASKRKGMWMGGVAPVGYRAKNRTLEFEEPHASRIRELYALYLKINCLTRLTEAVEAKGWLTPQRENKRLGYGGNKKFSRGHLHHILRNPIYAGLVHHQGEHHPGKHPALIEMALWTKVQERLKANRQGVKGASPAQGKALNPSLLNGKVFDETGRRLAPNHAIKNKKRYRYYSTPADSVGAPVRLPAVEVEQFVIRAIVDWASSDIRVLDAVGWGSAQEAARVLEEAQKLSRVLQEIDQGLASNPPKPGPNYGALQECVSRVEIAPACVRITLDLEGCGLRQADEHGKAEAKSRAAPVIEVPAVRKRYGMAVRLVIGENGPMLRKRKPNRSLVSLMERGKSWLQRFTLDGKSIEDIAEQEKLSPRYVSRVLNVALLAPDIVQALQQGEHPLEITATRLITSVPFPADWSEQRQMLGMTTITDKPVSESHSIPWAS, encoded by the coding sequence ATGGCGACCAAGGCTTCCCTGTCCAACCCCGTCCTTCCTCCCACCCTGGCCTGCGCGATCTACACCCGCAAGTCCTCCGAAGAAGGCCTGGAGCAGGATTTCAACTCCCTGCACGCCCAGCGCGAGGCCTGCGAAGCGTTCGTGCTGAGCCAGAAGAGCCTGGGCTGGTCCCTCATCCCCACCGCCTACGACGACGGGGGCTTCTCCGGCGGCAACGTGGAGCGCCCCAGCCTCAAACGCCTGATCGAGGACATCGAGGCCGGCAAGATCAAGGTGATCGTGGTCTACAAGGTCGACCGCCTGACCCGCTCCCTGGCCGACTTCGCCAAGCTGGTCGATCTCTTCGATGCCAAGGGCGTGTCCTTCGTCTCGGTCACCCAGCAGTTCAACACCACCACCTCCATGGGGCGGCTGACCTTGAACGTGCTGCTCTCCTTCGCCCAGTTCGAGCGGGAGGTGACCGCAGAGCGCATCCGCGACAAGATCGCCGCCTCCAAGCGCAAGGGCATGTGGATGGGGGGCGTGGCACCTGTGGGCTACCGGGCCAAGAACCGCACCCTGGAGTTCGAGGAACCGCACGCCAGCCGGATCCGGGAGCTCTATGCCCTGTACCTGAAGATCAACTGCCTCACCCGCTTGACGGAAGCGGTAGAAGCCAAGGGCTGGCTCACCCCGCAGCGCGAGAACAAGCGCCTGGGCTACGGTGGCAACAAGAAGTTCAGCCGTGGGCACCTGCACCACATCCTGCGCAACCCGATCTACGCGGGTTTGGTGCACCACCAGGGAGAACACCACCCCGGCAAGCACCCGGCGCTCATCGAGATGGCGCTCTGGACCAAGGTGCAGGAGCGCCTGAAGGCCAACCGGCAGGGGGTCAAGGGAGCGAGTCCAGCCCAAGGCAAAGCGCTGAACCCGAGCCTGCTCAACGGCAAGGTGTTCGATGAAACCGGGCGAAGGCTGGCTCCGAACCACGCGATCAAGAACAAGAAGCGGTACCGGTACTACTCGACGCCGGCGGATTCGGTGGGGGCGCCAGTGCGCCTGCCGGCGGTGGAGGTCGAGCAGTTCGTGATCCGGGCGATCGTGGACTGGGCGTCCAGTGATATCCGGGTGCTGGATGCGGTGGGGTGGGGCAGTGCCCAGGAGGCGGCACGGGTGCTGGAGGAGGCCCAGAAGCTCAGCCGCGTATTGCAGGAGATCGACCAAGGACTCGCTTCAAATCCTCCCAAGCCAGGTCCGAACTATGGAGCGTTGCAAGAATGCGTGAGCCGGGTGGAAATCGCCCCGGCCTGTGTGCGGATCACGCTGGATCTAGAAGGTTGTGGCTTGCGGCAGGCAGATGAACACGGGAAGGCCGAAGCGAAGAGTAGGGCGGCACCCGTCATCGAAGTCCCAGCCGTGCGCAAGCGCTACGGTATGGCGGTGCGTCTGGTCATTGGAGAGAACGGACCGATGCTGCGCAAGCGAAAACCCAACCGCAGCCTGGTCTCGCTGATGGAGCGAGGCAAGAGCTGGCTGCAAAGGTTCACCCTGGACGGCAAGTCGATCGAAGACATCGCCGAGCAGGAGAAGCTCAGTCCGAGGTATGTGAGCCGGGTCCTCAACGTCGCGTTGCTGGCGCCGGACATCGTGCAGGCCTTGCAGCAAGGGGAGCACCCACTGGAGATCACGGCCACACGCTTGATCACGTCAGTGCCTTTCCCCGCGGACTGGAGTGAGCAGCGTCAGATGCTTGGGATGACCACCATCACCGACAAGCCAGTATCAGAAAGCCACTCTATACCTTGGGCTTCATGA